In the genome of Helicovermis profundi, the window TATATGTAATGTTTTGCTTTTTGTGTAAATAAGGCCTTAATTCTTTTTTTAACAATTCAATCTTTTTATAAATGGTAACCTTACTTGTATTTAATTTTTTTGCAACTTCTATAACTTTATACATAAATACACCTATTTATTTTTCACAAATAATTTATCTAATAGTTTGCCTCTGCTTCTTCCTTCAGTAAAATCCAATCCACTATTACTAAACTTATAATCCAGCTTTTCTTCAAGCATAGAAATCCACTGTACATCATCTAATAGTATATTTCTATAATTCATAATTGCATCATTTTTTCTAATCAAAATCGAATCTAAATTAAGTAACTTTGTTTTAAGCAGGTTTACTGATTCATTTAAACTACTTACTTCCTCTATCTTACGAAAATAGTCTTCTTCTATTTTTATATTCTCATCTATACTATCATCAATTTCTAATGCAACTTCATTAACATGAACATTCAAATTCATATCGTTTATAATTGTACTCTGAGTATCTTCTAGGTAAGTACCATTAATTATTGAAGAAATAACCTTTACTCCTTCTTCTCTAATATAAGTCACTCCACTTTTTTTTTCAATATACTCTTTTAATTCATCTTTATTTATAATAAGGACTTCAATTATAGAAATTTTATCTACTAACAATCTCTTTGCAACTTCGCTAACTTTTAATAACATATTTGCTCCAATCAAGTATCATTTTAATACAAATTTTAAATAAAACTACTTAATGTCAAAATGATACAGTAATTAGTGTTGCAAAACAAATATCATTTGTTTCATTTTAACACATTTAGTGTTCAATTTCATACTTTTTTAATTTTCTATATAAAGTACTTCTACTAATACCCAATTTTTCTGAAATCAATGAAATATTTCCATCGTACTTATTAAAAGTTTGCCTAATATAATACTTCTCAACGTCTTCTAATTTAAGTGTTTTTTCAGTACTCAATTCTATATTAACTTCACTTTTATTCTTCGTATTATTAAGCATATCATAATCATTCAAATTTATTATATTATCAATGATTGTATGGAGCTCTCTCATGTTCTTATGATAAGTTTTATTCAATATTTTACTTAATACATCTTTTACTAGAATCCTATTATTTACATCTTCTACCTTACATCCACTTTCTTTTGCTACTTTGTATATTAAAGCTTTAACTATTTTTTTAATATCATCTCTTCTTGTGTTAAGCGACTTTAAAACTATAGGATAATGTTGCAACTTATCTGTAAAGCGATTTACACTTCTATTGAACTCTATTAAATTGTCATGTAGCAATATAATTCCTAAACCCATTGCAGATACATCGTTTCTTCGATTCGTGTTAACCACTTTACACCTTGATATTTCTTCGATTTTTCTAAAATTGCCAATTGTCATATCATTTATGTTTTCAACAATTAATACACCATGAGTGAAAGTATTTAATTTTTTTTCAATTTCACTTGAAGTATCGTGAGAAGAATCTATTTTAATAATTCTCTCTCCACTAAAGTTCTTGAATGCAAAGAATCTTGCTACTTCTTCTTTTCCAATTCCACTTGGACCTATAATAGAAATAATAGATTTATTTAAATTCTCA includes:
- a CDS encoding helix-turn-helix domain-containing protein, producing the protein MQFNNDDVKKAKTLFLTKGILRRDLLRNEIAFSWVRSNLYKNRQKNKIIENNYIFFDDKKVDFKILLEFIKIESNIKFKKSSLFICDYNGNVICSNNEWLNKKNINSLREEDIGTNGIGIFIKNKKNSVVYFSEHYNSVFEKFISAAYYLNSNKFKSNIIIGLLAISNEEFIKVSNTILNIDLEKTKFTIVDSDLNLDEKNSNEYIEEYKLKNQISKKTPEVLFGDSKYIHEVKKKLLNENLNKSIISIIGPSGIGKEEVARFFAFKNFSGERIIKIDSSHDTSSEIEKKLNTFTHGVLIVENINDMTIGNFRKIEEISRCKVVNTNRRNDVSAMGLGIILLHDNLIEFNRSVNRFTDKLQHYPIVLKSLNTRRDDIKKIVKALIYKVAKESGCKVEDVNNRILVKDVLSKILNKTYHKNMRELHTIIDNIINLNDYDMLNNTKNKSEVNIELSTEKTLKLEDVEKYYIRQTFNKYDGNISLISEKLGISRSTLYRKLKKYEIEH